A DNA window from Aphelocoma coerulescens isolate FSJ_1873_10779 chromosome 7, UR_Acoe_1.0, whole genome shotgun sequence contains the following coding sequences:
- the HACD2 gene encoding very-long-chain (3R)-3-hydroxyacyl-CoA dehydratase 2 isoform X1, producing the protein MAAAGSGGSRADNGYGGQQARRRKGPGALATGYLVIYNVVMTAGWLVIAVGLVRAYLAKGSYHSLYYSIEKPLKFFQTGALLEILHCALGIVPSSVVLTAFQVMSRVFLTWAVTHSVKEVQTEDSVLLFVVAWTITEIIRYSFYTFSLLNHLPYLIKWARYTLFIVLYPMGVSGELLTIYAALPFVRQSGLYSISLPNKYNFSFDYYTFLILVMISYIPIFPQLYFHMLHQRRKVLSHTEEHKKSE; encoded by the exons ATGGCGgcggccgggagcggcgggagccGGGCGGACAACGGCTACGGCGGGCAGCAGGCGCGGCGCAGGAAGGGCCCGGGCGCGCTGGCCACGGGCTACCTTGTTATCTACAACGTGGTGATGACGGCGGG GTGGCTTGTTATTGCAGTTGGTCTAGTTCGGGCATATCTGGCTAAAGGCAGCTACCACAGCCTTTACTATTCAATAGAAAAGCCCCTGAAATTCTTCCAGACTGGAGCTTTGCTTGAG ATTCTGCACTGTGCACTTG GCATTGTTCCCTCTTCTGTTGTTCTGACTGCTTTCCAAGTGATGTCAAGGGTTTTCCTGACGTGGGCAGTAACACATAGTGTAAAAGAG GTACAAACTGAAGACAGTGTCCTCTTGTTTGTAGTAGCTTGGACAATCACCGAGATAATCCGTTACTCTTTTTACACGTTTAGCTTGTTAAACCATCTCCCTTATCTCATCAAATGGGCCAG GTACACTTTGTTTATAGTATTGTATCCAATGGGAGTGTCAGGCGAATTACTCACAATATATGCTGCATTGCCCTTCGTCAGGCAGTCTGGCTTGTATTCCATTAGTTTACCTAACAAGTACAATTTTTCATTTGACTACTATACATTCCTGATCCTGGTCATGATCTCTTACATTCCAA TCTTCCCTCAGCTGTATTTCCATATGCTACATCAGAGGCGAAAGGTACTCTCCCACACTGAAGAACATAAGAAGTCGGAGTAA
- the HACD2 gene encoding very-long-chain (3R)-3-hydroxyacyl-CoA dehydratase 2 isoform X2, whose translation MSRVFLTWAVTHSVKEVQTEDSVLLFVVAWTITEIIRYSFYTFSLLNHLPYLIKWARYTLFIVLYPMGVSGELLTIYAALPFVRQSGLYSISLPNKYNFSFDYYTFLILVMISYIPIFPQLYFHMLHQRRKVLSHTEEHKKSE comes from the exons ATGTCAAGGGTTTTCCTGACGTGGGCAGTAACACATAGTGTAAAAGAG GTACAAACTGAAGACAGTGTCCTCTTGTTTGTAGTAGCTTGGACAATCACCGAGATAATCCGTTACTCTTTTTACACGTTTAGCTTGTTAAACCATCTCCCTTATCTCATCAAATGGGCCAG GTACACTTTGTTTATAGTATTGTATCCAATGGGAGTGTCAGGCGAATTACTCACAATATATGCTGCATTGCCCTTCGTCAGGCAGTCTGGCTTGTATTCCATTAGTTTACCTAACAAGTACAATTTTTCATTTGACTACTATACATTCCTGATCCTGGTCATGATCTCTTACATTCCAA TCTTCCCTCAGCTGTATTTCCATATGCTACATCAGAGGCGAAAGGTACTCTCCCACACTGAAGAACATAAGAAGTCGGAGTAA